The genomic window GAGCCCAACCCACACGCAAGCCTGCCTCACGCGCTTCCGACCAAAACTGCGGCGTGGCTTCGAAGACTTCGCGACGCCAGACCAACGAAGCTCGCGAGCGAACTCCGTGCGCCACCGTCGGATCGATCGCGAGGTAGTCCTGTTCACGATAGCGCTGTTGCCAGGCCGGCGCATAGTTATTGAGCATCAGCGTCTTCGGGCGGGCGAACGAGTCGAAGAACCTCCCGCCATAGGCGCAGTGCTCAAACCCCAGACGTCTCGCACCCCGCGCAACAACTTCGAACTTTGAAGCTGCCCCTATCGCTCGCCTCAGCGCATCGTTGATTTCTAGAAAGAAGCCGTTCGTTCGAATGGAGCTCTCGTTCAGCCGAAGCCTCGAAAGCCGCAGTGTGCCGCCGAGTCGTTTTTCCGAAGAGGAAAGGTAGCGATATTTTTTCACTGTCGATCTTTCATTGAACGAATGTCTACGTCAATCGGCGTGCACTTCCGAAAAACATGAAGACGAAAAACCAATCTGCCACAACACAGTCTAAGAACATGTCTTATTCGGCACACCGACAAATATTCCACCTTTTTCGCCACGCCAGCACATTTGCAGTCATTTCGAATCAGGGGCATCTAGGATCCAACACGAGCGTTGAGGCCGAACTTCTCGGCGCGCCAATCACCTCAAGACTCTTTCAATGGCGCAAATCTGGCTGATCGTTGTTGACGGATTCGAACTTTTCGATGTTGCGGCAGCGATACACGTCTTCGAGGCCGCCAACGTGGCTCACACCGAGCGGCATGGGAGATCGTTCTACGAGATCCACACGTTCGTTTCTTCGCCAATGCCGGTCCGAGGCGCTGGCTGTGCCTTCTTGAACGCACGTGAGTTGCCTTCCGACGTGTCAGAAGCCATCCACACGGTAATGGTGATCGGTGGGGGAGCCTTGAACATGCTGGGTAGCTCCTCCACGCATGCGAGACGAGCGCGAGAGTGGATTTTCGAACATCGATCGCAGATCGATCGCATCGCATCGGTCGGGACCATTGGCTTCACAGTCGCAGATGCTGCGCATCAAAGAACTGACCCATCGGATGCGCGTCGCCTATGGGATGCAGTGGCGGCCTCTTCGGGAATGAAGCTTGCGCTGAAAATGGTGGCAGACGACCTCGGACAGCCAATCGCAATCAGCGTGACCGCGCAGCTTGGGGCTTCCTGGGAGCCCATCGCCACACCGTTTCGGTTTCGCAGCGACCTTGCCGAACGCGCAACCGGAGACAGCCGTGTCATCGCCCTGCATGCTTGGATGGTCGAGAACCTGCACGAGCGCCTATCAGTGGACAGGCTGGCCGACAGGTTGTCGATGAGCCCGAGAACCTTTGGCCGCTTTTACCTTCGGACCACTGGCATCACCCCAGCACGCGCGCTGGAGCAGCTCCGTCTCAGTCGGGCTTGCGATGAGATCGAGACAACGCCGATGTCTTTCAAAGCCATTGCCTTACGCTGCGGCTTCTCCGCAGAAGAAGTCATGCGGCGGGCATTCTTGCGGGTCCTCAAGATGTCGCCGAGTGAGTATCGCCGACAGTATGGGCCGGGACTCTCAAGAGCGCACACCGCTGACAAAAAGGCTCCCGGTCGCTCTTTCGGATTTCCAGAGGCGTGAACGCCAGGCGAGGCCAGACCAAGTCAGGTGCGAGGGGGACTGTTTCGCACCTTTCCCATTGCTTGTCAGTTCGCAAGCTGCTCGCTGCCGACGATCCCGATCTTGACCACACCGAGGCGCTGCGCGCTCGCCATGATGCCTGCCACATGCTTATAGGGAACACTGTTGCTGGGGCGCAAATGAACCTCTGGTTGTTCGGGCTGCGCGGCAACTGTCGCCAGCCGTCGCTCGAGGTCCGGTCGACCTGCAACGACTTCCCCATTCCATCCGATCGTTCCATCAGCCTCGACCTCGATGCGGATCTCTTTCGTAGCGATCGGCGGGTTCGGGTCGCTGCTGGGGATCGGCATATTCATCTTGACAGCATGCGTCTGGATAGGGATCGTGATGATGAACATGATCAACAAAACCAACATGACATCGATCAGTGGTGTTGTGTTGATATCGACGATGATCTCTTCATCGTCGTGTCCGCTTCCTGCACTCATTGCCATTTTGTTTACCTATCGACTCGCGCTGCCCGCAGGCGGCTCGGTGATGAATCCAACCTTGTGAATGCCTGCCCGTCGGCAGGCCGTCACCAGTCGCCCGACCGCCTCGTAAGGAACTTCCGCGTCGCCGCGGATGTGCACCTCGGGCTGCGGCTCCTTGACTGCGATAGTCTTCAGTCGAGCGACTACGGTCTCCACGTCGGGCATACGCTCGATCCCCCAGTACAGTTCACCGTTGCGGCTGACCGCAAGCACGATATTCTCTGGTTTGGTTTGTGTCGGGACATTCCTCTCTTTGGGGAGTTCAAGCTTGATCGACTGAGTCACAACCGGAATGGTGATCAGGAAGATGATCAGAAGTACCAACATCACATCGACCAAAGGGGTCGTGTTAATGCTCGAGTTCAAAGCCTCATCATCGCCGTCGGCGCTGAGGTTCATTCCCATTTGATGGACTCCGTATTGACGGTGGGCGACGATAAGCCCACCGTTCCATGGGCTCGGAGAAGGTAGGCGGGTATGAGAACGACGAGGCTCACCGCTTGGCTCCGATCAACACATTGTGCAGATCGCCACTGAAATTGCGCACCCGCTCCATGGCACTCTTGTTGCGCCGGATCAGCCAGTTGTACCCCATTACCGCAGGCACAGCGACGGCCAAGCCAATGGCGGTCATGATCAACGCCTCCCCGACGGGGCCTGCCACCTTATCGATTGAAGCTTGGCCAGACACGCCGATTGCCGTCAGCGCGTTGTAGATGCCCCAGACAGTTCCAAAAAGTCCCACAAAAGGCGCGGTGGAACCGACAGTCGCAAGAAAGGCGAGCCCGTCCTGCAGCCTACTTTGCACCTTCTCCACAGCGCGCTGGATGCTCATCGTCACCCATGTGTGCAGGTCGATCTGTTCGACCAGTGTGCCCTCGTGATGCTGGCTGGCGGTCAAGCCCTGTTCGGCGATATAGCGAAAGGCACTTCCGTTGCGCAGCGTTTGCGCCCCAGCCTGCACACTGCCAGCCTTCCAGAAGGACTTGCTGGCCGCACTGGCGGCATTGAGCAGCTTTTGCTGTTCGTACAGCTTGACGAAGATGATGCACCAACTGCCGATGCTCATGATCACCATGATGATCAGCGTGCCTCTGGCGACAAAGTCACCCTGAGCCCAGAGGGCGCTCAGTCCGTAGGGGTTCTCGACGGCGTGGGTCGTAGACGATGCAACGGCAGCATTGCCCTGGCCTTCGCCCTTCGCCGATGAGGATGCGCTTGCATCGGTGTTCGCTGCGGGCGCCGCATTGGCCACCGGCGCCGGCGGGGTCGACGCATTTTGGGCGGATGCAGTCAGCGCGCCAAGAAGCAGGGTGACGGATATGACAGCGAGCATGGCGCTGCGAAAGAATTTGACGAAGGACATGAGAGCTTCTCCATTAGAAAATTTGACAGGACGTGCATCGCTGGCACGTGGATCGAGCGTGGCCGCTTTTCGGGCGACCTGGGACGCGGATGTGGGGCGGGTTAGCACGATGGCGGACGAGGCACTATTCGAGCTTCCACACGTACTCGACAGTGGCCACTGCACCACCGACTGGCTGTCCCTCGGTATCGGTCCCGGGCTTGAACGGGCATCTGCTCAAGACCTCCACCGCCGCCGCGTCCAACGATCGATGCTCTCGGGTGGGTCCTGAGGGTCGATCTATCTCCGCTTTCGCCACGCGTCCCGAGGCATCGATCGTGAAGCGGATGCGTGTGGTCCCGGTGACTTCCGCACGCAGTGCCGACCTCGGATACTCAGGCTTCTCGCAAGACGACACGTCGATCCGTGCAGGAGTGCCCAAGGCTCGAGGCGCAGCAGGCGGTGCCGGCGGCGCAATCACCACCGGCGCGGGCGGGGGCGGTACAGAGCTGGCCGTGATCGACGGCTGCGGGTCTGCGGGCGGAGCGACATTGACCTCCGGTGGAGGCATGTAGCTTGGCGGAGGCGGCGCCACTTTGCGGGGAGGCGGAGGCCTTCGGGGTGACTCTGGCGGCGGCGGTGGAGGTGGTGGCGGGGGAGGCGGCGCCTTGGGCTCCTCCAGGATGCTGACTTCCACGGGTGCTTTCACGACCTCCACGACCCGACGCGCCAATCCGCTTATCAGCGCCCAGCCCAAGAGCAGATGCAGCCCGACTACGATAAAGAACCCGACTACCCTGCTTCCGGGTCTTCGGCTTTCACTGAAATCCATTGATCAATCCCCTAGCCGTCGATCTGCCAACCAGATGCCAGCAAAGTGCGAGTCGATGCGGACGCATCGACGTCAAAAAAAGCGTTGAGCGCCTCGTTCATGCGAACCTCGAAGGTGAAAACGCCTTCGCTTCCGTGTATGGCTGCTTGGACTCGATGAGGTCAGCCAGAAGCCGTGCCCCCGCAGGTCCCAGCGTGAATCCGTGATGCCCGTGCCCGAAGTTGAACCACAAGCCCCGGTGTCGATGCGCCCGCCCGATGACCGGCTTCATATCGGCGCAGCATGGCCGAGCGCCGATCCAAGGCTCGTCTTCCACGGGAATGCCCAGACTCAACAGTTCGCGCGCCTCGGCTTCCGCGCCGGCAAGTTGCCGTGGGGTCGGCTGCGCATCGATGCGTGCGATCTCCGCGCCGGTCGTGATGCGCAGGCCCCGGCGCTGCGAGGACATCACGTAGCCGCGCTCAGCGTCCAACGTCGGAACGAGCACCCCGTCACCTCCGACGTAGTGCCGGTGGTAGCCACGTTTGACAAACAGTGGTAGGCGGTAACCCAAGCGCCTGATCAAAGCATCGGACCATGGCCCAAGTGCGACCACCACATGCCGTGCGTGCAGGATGCCCCCGTCGAGTCGAGCCTCCCACCCGACGGAACGCTCCCGCAACGCGATCGCATCGGCACGCAAGAAATGGCCGCCCCGTCGCTGGAATGCTTTGGCGTAGCGTTCGACCAGCGCCCCCGGGTCGCTCACACTCCACGACTGCACCCAATGAACCGCGCCGGCGACGGACCTTCGAAGCGACGGCTCCGCTAACGCCATGTCATGGCTGTCGAGTGCGTCAAAGGCGATGCCGTACTCCTGGTTCAGGCGCTCAGAGTGGGCGACCGCATCCTCGAACGCGCTTTCGGTTCGGTACATCAAGCGAAGGCCCTTGCGCCGTACGAGATCCTCTGCTCGAGCAAGGGCGATGTAGCGCCCATGTTCATCGGTAACATGTTCGATGAGACCGGCATACTCACGGCTGATGCGGCGGTGCTGCGAAGGGGCGGAGTTCCTCCAATAGCGAACCAATTGCGGCAGGGCGGCCAACAAGCCGGTGAAGTGATAGTTGATGTCCAGCCCATGTCCAAGGGCGGCCCGCATCAACGCCTTCAGGTCGCGCGGAAACGTGTAGGGCTCGACGGCCTCGCGCTGAATGACACCCGCATTGCCATAGCTCGTCTCCCGACCAATCGGCGAGCGATCGACCAACGTGACCGAATGCCCTCGCAGCGTCAGTTCGAGGGCCGTGCAGGTGCCGACCATCCCGGCCCCCAACACCACGACTTCATCTGGCATCGGATGAGACTTCAGTTGCAAGTTCGATGGCTGCGATCACCGTGATCTCGATGAGCGCTCCGGGAATCAAGAGCTGCGCGACCACGGTCGTGCGTGTAGGATACGGCGCTTGAAAGTGCTTGCGGTACGCTGCATTGAACGCCGCAAAGTCTTCCGCGCGC from Variovorax paradoxus includes these protein-coding regions:
- a CDS encoding helix-turn-helix domain-containing protein, which gives rise to MAQIWLIVVDGFELFDVAAAIHVFEAANVAHTERHGRSFYEIHTFVSSPMPVRGAGCAFLNARELPSDVSEAIHTVMVIGGGALNMLGSSSTHARRAREWIFEHRSQIDRIASVGTIGFTVADAAHQRTDPSDARRLWDAVAASSGMKLALKMVADDLGQPIAISVTAQLGASWEPIATPFRFRSDLAERATGDSRVIALHAWMVENLHERLSVDRLADRLSMSPRTFGRFYLRTTGITPARALEQLRLSRACDEIETTPMSFKAIALRCGFSAEEVMRRAFLRVLKMSPSEYRRQYGPGLSRAHTADKKAPGRSFGFPEA
- a CDS encoding energy transducer TonB gives rise to the protein MDFSESRRPGSRVVGFFIVVGLHLLLGWALISGLARRVVEVVKAPVEVSILEEPKAPPPPPPPPPPPPESPRRPPPPRKVAPPPPSYMPPPEVNVAPPADPQPSITASSVPPPPAPVVIAPPAPPAAPRALGTPARIDVSSCEKPEYPRSALRAEVTGTTRIRFTIDASGRVAKAEIDRPSGPTREHRSLDAAAVEVLSRCPFKPGTDTEGQPVGGAVATVEYVWKLE
- a CDS encoding MotA/TolQ/ExbB proton channel family protein, encoding MSFVKFFRSAMLAVISVTLLLGALTASAQNASTPPAPVANAAPAANTDASASSSAKGEGQGNAAVASSTTHAVENPYGLSALWAQGDFVARGTLIIMVIMSIGSWCIIFVKLYEQQKLLNAASAASKSFWKAGSVQAGAQTLRNGSAFRYIAEQGLTASQHHEGTLVEQIDLHTWVTMSIQRAVEKVQSRLQDGLAFLATVGSTAPFVGLFGTVWGIYNALTAIGVSGQASIDKVAGPVGEALIMTAIGLAVAVPAVMGYNWLIRRNKSAMERVRNFSGDLHNVLIGAKR
- a CDS encoding LuxR family transcriptional regulator; protein product: MKKYRYLSSSEKRLGGTLRLSRLRLNESSIRTNGFFLEINDALRRAIGAASKFEVVARGARRLGFEHCAYGGRFFDSFARPKTLMLNNYAPAWQQRYREQDYLAIDPTVAHGVRSRASLVWRREVFEATPQFWSEAREAGLRVGWAQSSFDPDGSIGMLTLARSREVLSAAELLGRGAQMQWLADAAHFHLSEALWPGQHRVYPALTARELDVLRWTADGKTSEEVAILLGVSCNTVNYHVKNAIRKLHVTNKAAAVARMLRLRLLM
- a CDS encoding FAD-binding oxidoreductase, whose product is MPDEVVVLGAGMVGTCTALELTLRGHSVTLVDRSPIGRETSYGNAGVIQREAVEPYTFPRDLKALMRAALGHGLDINYHFTGLLAALPQLVRYWRNSAPSQHRRISREYAGLIEHVTDEHGRYIALARAEDLVRRKGLRLMYRTESAFEDAVAHSERLNQEYGIAFDALDSHDMALAEPSLRRSVAGAVHWVQSWSVSDPGALVERYAKAFQRRGGHFLRADAIALRERSVGWEARLDGGILHARHVVVALGPWSDALIRRLGYRLPLFVKRGYHRHYVGGDGVLVPTLDAERGYVMSSQRRGLRITTGAEIARIDAQPTPRQLAGAEAEARELLSLGIPVEDEPWIGARPCCADMKPVIGRAHRHRGLWFNFGHGHHGFTLGPAGARLLADLIESKQPYTEAKAFSPSRFA
- a CDS encoding biopolymer transporter ExbD, coding for MAMSAGSGHDDEEIIVDINTTPLIDVMLVLLIMFIITIPIQTHAVKMNMPIPSSDPNPPIATKEIRIEVEADGTIGWNGEVVAGRPDLERRLATVAAQPEQPEVHLRPSNSVPYKHVAGIMASAQRLGVVKIGIVGSEQLAN
- a CDS encoding biopolymer transporter ExbD gives rise to the protein MGMNLSADGDDEALNSSINTTPLVDVMLVLLIIFLITIPVVTQSIKLELPKERNVPTQTKPENIVLAVSRNGELYWGIERMPDVETVVARLKTIAVKEPQPEVHIRGDAEVPYEAVGRLVTACRRAGIHKVGFITEPPAGSASR